In Nocardioides luti, the DNA window TCGATCCGCCACATCTCCTCGGTCGAGAACTCCTCCTCGGCGGTGAGCTCGTCCCACAGCGCGTGGTAGCGGTCGGCGAGCATCTCGACGATCTCGTGCGCCTGCACCTCGGCGTCGAGGGACTCGCTGGCCTGCAGATCGAGCAGCTCGGCGAAGACGTTCTCGGTCGCGACGGTGAGGTCGTACTCCCGCATGCTCGCGGACAGGCTGGACTTGAGCTCGCCGGTCTCGGCGTCGACGAGGTACGCCGCGAAGCCGCCCGCGCTGCGCCGGAAGAGCACGTTCGAGAGCGACACGTCACCCCAGTAGAAGTCCGCCAGGTGCAGCCGCACCAGCAGCACCACCATCGCGTCGATCAACGACGGCAGGTTGTCGGCGGTCAGCCCGTGCGAGAACAGGCTGCGGTAGGGCAGCGAGAAGCGCAGGTGCTCGGTCATCAGCGCGGCCGGCAGCTCCTCGTCGTCGTCGTCCTCACGACCGGTCACGACGCCCTGCGGCACGACGGCGGGCAGGCCGAGCCGCTGCAGGTCGCGCAGGAGGCGGTACTCCCGGAAGGCGATCTCCTCGACGGTCTCCTTCACGGCGTACGTCCGGTCGTGCAGCCGCACGATCCGCACGACGTGCCGCGACAGGCCGCGGGGGAGCGGGACGAGGAAGTCGTCGCTCCACTCCTCGAGGGGGAGGTTCCACGGGAGGGTGACGATCGCCGGGTCCGGCCGGCTCGCGACGATCCGGAGTGCCATGCGCAGCAGCGTAGTGGTGCCGGTGGTCGACGTCAGGGCGGTGTCAGAGCCGCCAGACCCCGAACGTCGCACCCGCGCAGGCCGGGATCGTGACGACGCCGTCGATCGAGGTCAGCGCCTCGTCGGCGAGCAGCGGCGTGCCGTCGACGAAGCCGAGCGGGCCGGCGGGCAGGTCGATGTGGACGCCGGCGTCGCGCCGCGCGGCCACCAGCAGCGAGCCGGACGGGTGCTCGCGGACGAAGACCAGCGCGTCCTCGTCGACGTGCGCCCAGCGCAGACCGCCGCGGCGCAGGGCGTCGTGCTCGGTGCGCAGCCGCGCGAGCGAGGCGTACGTCGCGAACGTCTCGCCGTCCCACGTCTCCGGGCGATCCCACGGCATGGTGCGCCGCGAGTCCTCGCCGAGCACGCCCTCGAGGCCGATCTCGTCACCGGCGAAGACCATCGGGACGCCGGGCAGCGTGAACTGCAGGCCGGCGGCCACCCGGTGCGCGGCGCCGGAGCCGGTGACCGTGCGGATCCGGGCGCTGTCGTGCGAGCCGAGGATGTTCCACGACTGCGAGGAGGCGCGCCAGCCGTAGCGCGCCTGCCACTCGCGCAGCGTCCGCTGCACCGCCGGGCCGCCGCGGCGGGGCACCTGCACCGGCCGGCCGAAGGCACGGGCCTGGGAGTCCGGGTCGCGCAGCCACGACCACACCGGCCAGGAGAAGCCGGAGTAGTTCATCGTGCCGTGCCAGCCGTCGCCGTCGAGGTCGCCCGAGGCGTCGTGGTTGTGCTCGCCGATCACGAGCGGGTCCGGTCGCTCGGCGTCGGCGGTGCGGCGCACGGCGCGGGCGACGTCGTGGTTGACGTCGAGCATCCCGAGCCGCCCGGTCATGTTGGCGACGTCGATGCGCCAGCCGTCCACGTCGTACGGCGGGCGCAGCCAGCGCGCCACGACGCTGTCACTGCCCTCGACCATCGCGGCGCGCAGGCCCGGGTCGGCGAGGTTGAGCTTGGGCAGGGTGCCGTGGCCCATCCAGCACTCGTAGCTGCCGTCGTGGCCGAAGTAGTACCAGCTGCGGGTCGGCGAGGCCGGGTCCCGCGAGGCCGAGACGAACCACTCGTGGGTGTCGCCGGTGTGGTTGGTCGTGAGGTCGCCCAGCAGCCGCATGCCGCGCTCGTGCACCGCCGTCGACAGGCGGGCGTAGGCGTCGTCGCCGCCGAGCAGCGGGTCGACGCCGTCGAAGGTCGAGGCGTTGTAGCGGTGGTTGCTCTCGCCCGGGAAGACCGGGGTCGTGTAGAGGATCGTCGCGCCGACCTCGGTCACGTGGTCGAGGTGCTCGGTCAGGCCGTCCAGGTCGCCGCCGAAGAGCTGCAGCGGGGTGTGCGGGTCGGAGCCCTCGAAGACGACCTCGTCGTCCCACCCGGCCGGCACCGCCCAGGCCGGCGTCGGCCGCTCGTCGGCGGCCGCGGAGCGCGCGAAGCGGTCCGGGAACACCTGGTAGACCACGCCGTCGCGCCCCCAGTCCGGCGCCGCCGCGTGCGAGGTGATCCGGTAGTCGAAGGCGTCCGGCGGGTCGTGCGCCACGATGCCGGCACCGGTCAGCCAGCGCTGGTCGCCGTGCTCGTCGGCGAGCAGGAAGCGGTAGTGCGTCACCGGGTTGTGCACCGGCAGCGTGCCCTCCCACCAGACGCTGTGCTCGTCGTGCGCGACGACGGCGCAGGCGTGGTACGTCGGCTCCGCGTCGTACGTCGTGCGGATCCAGACCGCCTCGACCGGGTCGCCGGCCCAGGTGCGGACCCGCACCGGGACGGCCCAGCCGAGCGTGGGCACCTCCTGGTCGACGTACGTCGGGGAGCCGTCGTGGTGGGGCTCGTGCAGGAGGCTCATCGGGGGCTCCGTGGGTGATCGGGGGCGGGGGTGCCGGAAGGAGGCGCGGTCGTCGCGCCGGGCTCGAGGAGGACGGCGCCGCGGCCGCGGGCGGCGACCTCGTCGTCGGGGTTGGTCAGGGCACAGGTGCGCAGGCTCAGGCAGCCGCAGCCGATGCAGCCGTCGAGGGTGTCGCGCAGCCGCTCGAGGCGCTCGATCTGCTCGTCGAGGCGAGGCCGCCAGGCCCGGCTGAGCCGGGTCCAGTCGGCCTTGGTGGGGGCGTGGTCGGCGGGCAGGGTCGCCAGGGCGTCGGCGATCTCGTCCAGGCTGAGCCCCACCTGCTGGGCGGTGCGAATGAACGCGACCCGGCGCAGCGCCGCCTGCGGGTAGCGCCGCTGGTTGCCCGAGGTCCGCTCCGAGGCCAGCAGCCCGCGGGACTCGTAGAACCGGATCGCCGACGTCGCCACCCCGGCGCGCTCGGCCAGGTGGCCGATGGTCAGGGCGGACATGGGGTCAAGGGTTCCGTCACCTCAACCGAACTTCAAGTCGGGGCCCGCACCTAGAACACGTTCTAGTTCGACTGGTACGGTCGGCGCCGGCACCCACCCCCCGTCCGATCGGAGACCACCATGACCAGCACCCCCGCGAGCGGCGGCGTCAGCGGCCGGGTCGTCGTCGTCACCGGGGCGGCGTCCGGCGTCGGCCACGCGACCGCGGCGATGTTCCGCGACGCGGGCGACACGGTCTTCGGCCTCGACCTGCACCCGACGGTCCCCGAGGGCGTGACGTACGTCGAGTGCAACGTCGGCGACAAGGCCTCGGTCGACGCGGCGATCGCCACCTGCGCGGCGTCCGGGCGGATCGACGTGCTCGCGAACGTGGCCGGCATCGTCCAGTTCGGCCGGTTCGAGCAGATCACCGAGGCGGAGTTCGACCGCGTCCACGCCGTCGACCTCAAGGGCCCGTTCCTGACCATGCAGGCCGCGCTGCCGCACCTCAAGGCGTGCGGCGGCAACATCGTCAACGTGTCGTCGGTGGCCGGCCGGGTGCCGCAGCCCTACGCCACGGCGTACGCCGCCGCCAAGGGCGGGCTCACCACGCTCACCCAGGCGCTCGCCCTCGAGCTCTCGCCGGTCGGCATCCGCGTGAACGCGATCTGCCCCGGCACGGTGGACACCCCGATGGTCGCGCACGTCGCCAGCATCTTCCCCGCGGACCTCGAGCCGCGGCTGGCCGACCGGCTGCTCATGCAGCTCCCGGGCGCGGCCATCGCGCCGGCCGAGATCGCCGGGGCGATCCGCTACCTCGCCTCCCCGGAGGCCCGGATGATCACCGGTGCGGTGCTCGCCTTCGACGGCGGCATGAGCTGACTGCTTCTCGACTTCATGTCCGGGGATGAGGCCGCTGTCGTCGCACGTCGGCCGTTCGTGGCTAGGGCAGGGCGGCGACACCGCGACCAGATGTCTACGATTGACGGGCACCCCTCGGGTGCGTGCCGCGTTAGCTCAGATGGCAGAGCGTCGCCCTTGTAATGCGAATGTCGAGAGTTCGATTCTCTCACGCGGCTCTGTCGGCGCTGACTCGTACGGTTCCCGCATGTTCACGTGTCAGGGATGTGGCGCGGTCCTCGCCGGGCGCGCCTCGCGCGTCTTCTGCAGCAACGCGTGCCAGCGCGAGAAGGAGCGTCAGTTGCTCGTTTCGGCCTGGCTGGCGACGGGGATCGCTCACCCCGGCACGGGGCGTCACCATTACGTTCGTCGCTTCCTGCTCGAAGCGCAGGCTGGCTCATGTGCGCGGTGCGGGGTGCGGTCCGAATGGAACGGCGAGCCGCTTGCTTTCGTTCTCGACCATGTCGACGGCGACGCGGAGAACAACCGTCGCGAGAACCTACGGCTGGTCTGCCCGAACTGTGACTCCCAGCTGCCCACCTACAAGAGCCGCAATCGTGGGCGAGGGCGTCATGCTCGGCGCGAGCGCTACGCACGGGGCGAGTCGTACTGAGGTCACCGCCGACGCGTCACTTCTTCTTCGGCCCCTTGCCGGGTCCCTTGCCGGGCCCCTTGTCCTTGGGCGGCTTCGGCTCCTTGCCGGGCGCGGGCGGCGTGACCGCGGGGGTCGACGACGTCGTCGGGGCCGGCTCCGAGGTGGTCCCGCTGGGGGAGGCGTCGGTCGAGGGCGTGCCCGACGGCGACGTCCGGGCCGGGGTCGGGGTGGTGTCCGAGCCCGGGTCCGTGCCGCCGTCCGAGCCGGTCGAGGACGCGATGCCGGCCACGACGATGAGCAGCAGGATCGCGGCGCCGACGGCGGCGACGGGGCGCAGGTGCGGCGGCATCCGGCGCGCCGCGGCCGCGAGGGCTGCGGGCTGGCGGGCGAGGGCGTCGCCGGCACGGTCGATGGCCGAGGCGCCGCCAGCCGCGGACGCGGTCGGCACGGGTGTGGGCTGCGAGAGCAGCATCGTCCGGGTGGCCTCGTCGGGCACCGCCGCGACGGGGGCGGCGCCGGGCTCGGGCGCGTCGCGCAGCCGGGTGGCGACCTCGGCGGCCGAGGGGCGGTCGGCAGCCTCGCGCGCGGTCATCGAGGTGAGCAGGTCGCGCAGGTCGCCGGGCAGGTCCGCGGGCACGTCCGGCGGACGGTGCAGCCGTGCGAGGGCGGCCTCCGTCGGCGTGCCGGGGTAGGCCCGGACCGCCGTCAGCGTCTCCAGCAGCACCAGCCCGAGGGAGTAGACGTCGGCCGCCGGCGTGAGGTCCTCGCCGAGCACCTGCTCGGGGGAGAGGTACGCCGCCGTGCCGATCGCATGGCCCGTCTGGGTGTGCCGGACGGTGTCCCCGATGAGTCGCGCGATGCCGAAGTCGGCGAGCTTGACCCGGTCCCCTTCCCCGACGAGGACGTTGCCGGGCTTGACGTCGCGGTGGACCACCCCGCGCTCGTGGATGTAGGCGAGCGCGTCGGCGACCTGGGCGCCCAGGTCCCGGGTCCGGGCGGCGTCGAGCGGCTGCCGGTCGCAGAGGGCGCCGAGGGTCGGCCCCTCGACGAGCTCCATCACCAGGAACGGCCGCTCGTGCGTGATGCCGGCGTCCAGCACCATGACCAGGCCGGGGTTGTTGAGCCCGGCCAGGGTGCGTGCCTCGGCGGTGAACCGACGTCGGTCGGACTCGTCGCCGGTCGGGTCGCGCAGCACCTTGACCGCGACGCTGCGGCCCAGCAGCAGGTCCCGGGCGCGGTGCACGTCGGCCATGCCACCGCGCCCGAGGACGTCGCCGAGCTCGTAGCGGTCCGCCAGGACCTCGGGGTCGCTCATCGATGCCTCGTCGTCACGAGGCGACATCTTCCCAGACGGTCCGGCTCACTGCTCCGCGAGCATCGCCTTCATCCCCTCGACCTCGGCGGCCTGGCCCTGCGCGATGGATCGTGCGAGGGCGACGGAGTCGGCGTACTCGCCGTCCGCGACCTCGGTCTCGGCCATGGTGATCGCGCCCTCGTGGTGCTGGATCATCATCTGCAGCCACAGCGTCTCGAAGTCCGCGTCGGGCGCGTCCTCGAGCTGCTGCATCTCGTCGGCGGTCATCATCCCGGGCATCGAGCCGCCCATGTCCATCTCCTCGCCGCTGTCGGCGTGGCTGTGGTCGCGGCCGGTCTCCGGGACGGGCTGGTCCCAGTCCTTCAGCCAGCCGGCCATCTGCTCGATCTCGGGGCCCTGGGCGTCGAGGATCCGGCCGGCGAGCTTCTCGAACGCCGGGTCGAGGTCGCGCTTGTAGGTCAGGTCGACCATCGAGAGCGCCTGGGCGTGGTGCGGGATCATGTCGGTCGCGAAGGCGACGTCGGCGTCGTTGAAGGGCTGCGACGCGGGGATGGTGCTGCCGGCGCTGGAGTCGGCGGAGTCGTCGCCGCCGCAGGCGGTCAGGGCGAGCGCGGCGACGGTCAGGAGCGCGGCGAGGCGCGGTGCGTGCTTCATGGGGTGGTCCTGTCTGGTGTGTGGGGGCATGGCTGAGGGCGGTCGCTCGGGGCGACCGGCCGCTCAGCAGCGGTACACGGACAGGAGCGCGGGCGTCGGTGGGTCGGGGGCGCGGCTGCGCGGCGACGGTGCGCGCGCGGGGGCGAGCCGGGGGAGCGCCCAGGGAGTACGTCGGCCGGCCACCGCGACGACGTACGCCGCCAGCAGGCCGCCGAGCAGGATCGCCACGCACAGCGGCATCGCCATGCCGGCCATGCCGTCGTGCGACGCGGAGGCGGCCGCCTGGTGCGCGGTGGGGGCCGCCGCGTCGACGGCCCCGGAGGCCACGGAGGTCATGGCGGCCATCGGCGCCATCGCGTCGTGGGCGGCGTCGTGGTCGCCGAGCCCGTGCATCCCGAAGAGGCCGGCCACGACCAGGACGGGCGTGACCAGCGACCAGCGCAGGCGGGGCGTCACGCCCTCACGATACGGAGGCGGTCAACGCAGCCGGCGTACGTCGAAGGTGAGCGGCGGGGTCGCGATCGCGTCCTGGGCCGCGACCAGCTGGATCTCCCGGGTGCCGGCGGCGATCGTCGCCTCCAGCACCGCGAAGACCGACGACGTCGTCGCCGCGAGCGCCTCGGCCGGCGACCCGGTCGTGAGCAGGTGCGCGAGGTAGAGCGCCGCGGTCACGTCGCCGCACCCGTTCGGCGCGATCGGCAGCTGGGGGGTGGTGACGGCCCACGCGCCGTCGTCCGAGACGGCGACGACGTCCAGCGACCCGTCCGGCACCTGGTCGTGGAGGACGCTCGTCACGAGGACGTCGCGGGGCCCGCGGGCCCGGACCGCGTCGACCGCGGCCAGGACCTCGTCGAGGGTGGTCGTCGTCGTGCCGGCGAGGAAGTCGAGCTCGAAGTGGTTGGGTGTGAGGACGTCGGCGGCCGGCAGCACGGTGTCGCGCATGAACTCCGGGATGCCCGGTCGCACGAACATGCCGCGGCCCACGTCGCCCATGACGGGGTCGCAGCAGTAGACCGCGTCCGGGTTCAGCGACTTCACCCGCGCGACGGCGTCGAGGATCACCGCGCCCACCGCCGGGTCGCCCTGGTAGCCGGACAGCACGGCGTCCGCCTCGCCCAGGACGCCGCGGTCGCCGATGCCGGCGATCACCTCGGCGACGTCGGCGGCCGGCAGCAGCGGGCCGCGCCACGCGCCGTACCCCGTGTGGTTGGAGAAGTGCACGGTCAGCACCGGCCAGACCTCGTGGCCGAGGCGCTGCAGCGGGAAGACGGCGGCGGAGTTGCCGACGTGGCCGTAGGCGACCGAGGACTGCACGGACAGGATCTTCACGGGTCCCATCATCGCCCTCCCGGCGGTCCGGTCGGGCGCCGGTCGTCCCTGTACGCACAAACTAGAACGCGTTACAGTTATCCGGCGTGTGGTGGGCGCCACACCGGCTGAGACAGCACCGGACCGAGCACAGCGAGGGTGGACAGATGGCCAAGACGGGTCCGTACAGGAACGAGGCCGACTACGTCGTCGTCGGCTCGGGCAGCTCCGGGGCCGCGATCGCCGGTCGTCTGGCCCAGTCCGGGGCGAGCGTGATCGTCCTCGAGGCCGGCAAGAGCGACGACCAGTTCCTGGTGAAGAAGCCCGGGATGATCGGCCCGATGCACGCGGTGCCGCAGATCAAGGCCAAGGTCGACTGGGGCTTCTACTCCACGCCGCAGAAGCACCTGCTGGACCGGAAGATGCCGGTCCCGCGGGGCAAGGTGGTCGGCGGCTCGAGCTCGATCAACGGCATGGTCTACGTCCGCGGCAACCGGGCGAACTACGACTCCTGGGCGGCCGAGGGCAACACCGGCTGGGACGCGGACAGCGTCAACGGGGCGTACCAGCGCATGGAGGACTTCGAGGACGGCGCCAACGAGTACCGCGGCGCCGGCGGCCCGATCCGGATCACCCGCAACAAGACCCCGCAGGAGGGCACCCTCCACTTCATCCAGGCCACCGCGGACACGCTCGGCGTCAAGGTCCTCGACGACTACAACGGCGCCTCGCAGGAGGGCGTCAGCCGCATGCAGCAGAACGCCGCCGACGGGCTGCGCTACAGCGCGTCGCGCGGCTACCTCCACCACCTCGACGTCCCGACGCTGCAGCTGCAGTCGGAGGTGATGGTCACCCGGATCGTGATCGAGAACGGCCGCGCCACCGGGGTCGTCGTCACGGACAAGAAGGGCGGCACCCGCACCATCCGCGCGGGCAAGGAGGTCATCCTCTCGGCCGGCTTCGTCGGCTCGCCCCAGCTGCTGATGCTCTCCGGGATCGGTCACGCCCAGCACCTGCGCGACCACGGCATCACGCCGGTCGCGGACCTGCCGGTCGGCGACAACCTGCACGACCACATGTTCCACGCGCTGACCTTCCACGCGACCTCGTCGACGATGAAGGGCAACGCCTCGTTCTTCGCCAAGGGGCTGCTCAAGGAGATCACCCGCGGCGGCACGTTCCTGGCCAACTCGGTCTTCGAGTCCGTCGCGTTCCTGCGCACCTCGCAGGCCACGGACGTGCCCGACCTGCAGCTGCACCTGCTGCCGTGGTCGTACGTCTCCCCGAACCAGGACGCCCCGATCCGTCACGACGTGGACCCGCGTACGTCGATCACGCTGCTGTCGACGCTGATCTACCCCAAGAGCCGCGGCACGCTGCGGCTGGCGTCGCGCGACCCGCTGGCGACCCCGCTGATCGACTTTCAGTACCTCGCCGACCCGGCCGACCTCGAGGTGCTCGCCGAGGGCTCCGAGATGGTCCGCGAGATCATGGGCGGCGCCGCCATGGGCGGCCACGTCAAGGAGGAGATCCACCCCGGGAGCAAGCTCAAGGGCTCCGAGCTGCGCGACGCGATCCTCAACCGCGCGACGTCGGTCTACCACGGCGTCGGGACCTGCCGGATGGGTGTCGACGAGCTCGCCGTCGTCGGGCCGGACCTCAAGGTCCGCGGCATCGACGGGCTCCGGGTCTGCGACGCCTCGATCATGCCGTCGATCACCGGCGGCAACACCAACGCGCCCGCGATCATGATCGGCGAGCGCGGCGCCGACCTCGTCCTCGGAAGGGCCTGACTCCATGGCACAGCCCACGACCCTGCAGCGCCCCGCGTCGATCACCGACGCCTTCCTCCAGCAGCTCGTCGCCCGGGTGCCGTCCACCAGCGGCGGGACCTGGAAGCTCACCGAGGTCTACTCCGGTGAGGTCCTCGTCGAGCTGCCTCAGTCCACGCTGGCGGACATCGAGCAGGCCTTCGCCACCGCGCGCGCGGCGCAGCGGGAGTGGGCGGCCCGGCCGCTGTCGGAGCGGCTCGCCGTCTTCAAGCGTGCGCACTCGCTCTTCCTCGACAACGCCCAGACGACCACCGACCTGATCCAGGTCGAGAGCGGCAAGAACCGCCGGATGGCGATCGAGGAGACCTGCGACCCGCCGATGGTGATGAGCCACTACCTCAAGCGCGCGGCCAAGCTGCTCGCCCCGGTGAAGCGCGGCGGGCCGGTGCCGTTCGTCTCGACCTCGACCGAGATCCGCCAGCCCAAGGGCGTCGTGGGGATCATCGCGCCCTGGAACTTCCCCTTCGCGACCGGCATCTCGGACTCCATCTCCGCGCTCATGGCCGGCAACGCGATCGTGCTCAAGCCGGACAACAAGACGGCGCTCTCGCCGCTCTACGGCATCCAGATGCTCGAGGAGGCCGGGCTGCCGAAGGGGCTCTTCCAGGTGGTCTGCGGCGAGGGTCCGGACATCGGCCCGACGCTGATCGACAACGCCAACTACGTGATGTTCACCGGCTCCACGGCCACCGGGCGGGTGATCGGCGAGCGTGCCGGGCGCAACCTGATCGGCTGCTGCCTCGAGCTCGGCGGCAAGAACCCGATGATCGTGCTCGAGGACGCGGACCTCGAGGAGGTCGTCCAGGGCGCGCTGTTCGGGGCCTTCGGCAACACCGGCCAGATCTGCATGCACATCGAGCGGATGTACCTCCCGCGCTCGCGCTACGAGGAGTTCAGGGCGAAGTTCGTCGCCGCCACCGAGGCGCTGACCCTCGGGGCGTCGTACGACTTCGGTCCCGACGTCGGCTCGCTCGTCTCCGTCGAGCAGCGCGACCGGGTGCAGTCCCATGTCGAGGACGCCGTCGCCAAGGGGGCAAACGTGGTGACGGGCGGCAAGCCGCGCCCCGACCTCGGGCCGGCGTTCTTCGAGCCGACGATCCTCGAGGGCGTCACGCCGGACATGCTCGCCGGCTCCGTCGAGACCTTCGGGCCGGTGGTGGCGCTGTACGCCTACGACACCGTCGACGAGGCCGTCGCGCTCGCGAACGACACCGACTACGGCCTGAACGCCTCGGTCTGGGGCGGTGACCTCGCGAACGCCTGCCAGGTGGGCCGGCGCATCGAGTCCGGCAACGTGAACGTCAAC includes these proteins:
- a CDS encoding DUF305 domain-containing protein: MKHAPRLAALLTVAALALTACGGDDSADSSAGSTIPASQPFNDADVAFATDMIPHHAQALSMVDLTYKRDLDPAFEKLAGRILDAQGPEIEQMAGWLKDWDQPVPETGRDHSHADSGEEMDMGGSMPGMMTADEMQQLEDAPDADFETLWLQMMIQHHEGAITMAETEVADGEYADSVALARSIAQGQAAEVEGMKAMLAEQ
- a CDS encoding SDR family NAD(P)-dependent oxidoreductase; protein product: MTSTPASGGVSGRVVVVTGAASGVGHATAAMFRDAGDTVFGLDLHPTVPEGVTYVECNVGDKASVDAAIATCAASGRIDVLANVAGIVQFGRFEQITEAEFDRVHAVDLKGPFLTMQAALPHLKACGGNIVNVSSVAGRVPQPYATAYAAAKGGLTTLTQALALELSPVGIRVNAICPGTVDTPMVAHVASIFPADLEPRLADRLLMQLPGAAIAPAEIAGAIRYLASPEARMITGAVLAFDGGMS
- a CDS encoding GMC family oxidoreductase, whose product is MAKTGPYRNEADYVVVGSGSSGAAIAGRLAQSGASVIVLEAGKSDDQFLVKKPGMIGPMHAVPQIKAKVDWGFYSTPQKHLLDRKMPVPRGKVVGGSSSINGMVYVRGNRANYDSWAAEGNTGWDADSVNGAYQRMEDFEDGANEYRGAGGPIRITRNKTPQEGTLHFIQATADTLGVKVLDDYNGASQEGVSRMQQNAADGLRYSASRGYLHHLDVPTLQLQSEVMVTRIVIENGRATGVVVTDKKGGTRTIRAGKEVILSAGFVGSPQLLMLSGIGHAQHLRDHGITPVADLPVGDNLHDHMFHALTFHATSSTMKGNASFFAKGLLKEITRGGTFLANSVFESVAFLRTSQATDVPDLQLHLLPWSYVSPNQDAPIRHDVDPRTSITLLSTLIYPKSRGTLRLASRDPLATPLIDFQYLADPADLEVLAEGSEMVREIMGGAAMGGHVKEEIHPGSKLKGSELRDAILNRATSVYHGVGTCRMGVDELAVVGPDLKVRGIDGLRVCDASIMPSITGGNTNAPAIMIGERGADLVLGRA
- the pdxY gene encoding pyridoxal kinase PdxY; this encodes MKILSVQSSVAYGHVGNSAAVFPLQRLGHEVWPVLTVHFSNHTGYGAWRGPLLPAADVAEVIAGIGDRGVLGEADAVLSGYQGDPAVGAVILDAVARVKSLNPDAVYCCDPVMGDVGRGMFVRPGIPEFMRDTVLPAADVLTPNHFELDFLAGTTTTTLDEVLAAVDAVRARGPRDVLVTSVLHDQVPDGSLDVVAVSDDGAWAVTTPQLPIAPNGCGDVTAALYLAHLLTTGSPAEALAATTSSVFAVLEATIAAGTREIQLVAAQDAIATPPLTFDVRRLR
- a CDS encoding DUF6153 family protein — encoded protein: MTPRLRWSLVTPVLVVAGLFGMHGLGDHDAAHDAMAPMAAMTSVASGAVDAAAPTAHQAAASASHDGMAGMAMPLCVAILLGGLLAAYVVAVAGRRTPWALPRLAPARAPSPRSRAPDPPTPALLSVYRC
- a CDS encoding glycoside hydrolase family 13 protein; translation: MSLLHEPHHDGSPTYVDQEVPTLGWAVPVRVRTWAGDPVEAVWIRTTYDAEPTYHACAVVAHDEHSVWWEGTLPVHNPVTHYRFLLADEHGDQRWLTGAGIVAHDPPDAFDYRITSHAAAPDWGRDGVVYQVFPDRFARSAAADERPTPAWAVPAGWDDEVVFEGSDPHTPLQLFGGDLDGLTEHLDHVTEVGATILYTTPVFPGESNHRYNASTFDGVDPLLGGDDAYARLSTAVHERGMRLLGDLTTNHTGDTHEWFVSASRDPASPTRSWYYFGHDGSYECWMGHGTLPKLNLADPGLRAAMVEGSDSVVARWLRPPYDVDGWRIDVANMTGRLGMLDVNHDVARAVRRTADAERPDPLVIGEHNHDASGDLDGDGWHGTMNYSGFSWPVWSWLRDPDSQARAFGRPVQVPRRGGPAVQRTLREWQARYGWRASSQSWNILGSHDSARIRTVTGSGAAHRVAAGLQFTLPGVPMVFAGDEIGLEGVLGEDSRRTMPWDRPETWDGETFATYASLARLRTEHDALRRGGLRWAHVDEDALVFVREHPSGSLLVAARRDAGVHIDLPAGPLGFVDGTPLLADEALTSIDGVVTIPACAGATFGVWRL
- a CDS encoding succinic semialdehyde dehydrogenase, which produces MAQPTTLQRPASITDAFLQQLVARVPSTSGGTWKLTEVYSGEVLVELPQSTLADIEQAFATARAAQREWAARPLSERLAVFKRAHSLFLDNAQTTTDLIQVESGKNRRMAIEETCDPPMVMSHYLKRAAKLLAPVKRGGPVPFVSTSTEIRQPKGVVGIIAPWNFPFATGISDSISALMAGNAIVLKPDNKTALSPLYGIQMLEEAGLPKGLFQVVCGEGPDIGPTLIDNANYVMFTGSTATGRVIGERAGRNLIGCCLELGGKNPMIVLEDADLEEVVQGALFGAFGNTGQICMHIERMYLPRSRYEEFRAKFVAATEALTLGASYDFGPDVGSLVSVEQRDRVQSHVEDAVAKGANVVTGGKPRPDLGPAFFEPTILEGVTPDMLAGSVETFGPVVALYAYDTVDEAVALANDTDYGLNASVWGGDLANACQVGRRIESGNVNVNDILATAFASKGTPSGGVKQSGVGARHGDQGLLKYTDVQNLAVLKKQVMGARPGQDYDAYVKGMLGGLRMMRKTRIR
- a CDS encoding serine/threonine-protein kinase; the encoded protein is MSDPEVLADRYELGDVLGRGGMADVHRARDLLLGRSVAVKVLRDPTGDESDRRRFTAEARTLAGLNNPGLVMVLDAGITHERPFLVMELVEGPTLGALCDRQPLDAARTRDLGAQVADALAYIHERGVVHRDVKPGNVLVGEGDRVKLADFGIARLIGDTVRHTQTGHAIGTAAYLSPEQVLGEDLTPAADVYSLGLVLLETLTAVRAYPGTPTEAALARLHRPPDVPADLPGDLRDLLTSMTAREAADRPSAAEVATRLRDAPEPGAAPVAAVPDEATRTMLLSQPTPVPTASAAGGASAIDRAGDALARQPAALAAAARRMPPHLRPVAAVGAAILLLIVVAGIASSTGSDGGTDPGSDTTPTPARTSPSGTPSTDASPSGTTSEPAPTTSSTPAVTPPAPGKEPKPPKDKGPGKGPGKGPKKK
- a CDS encoding HNH endonuclease; its protein translation is MFTCQGCGAVLAGRASRVFCSNACQREKERQLLVSAWLATGIAHPGTGRHHYVRRFLLEAQAGSCARCGVRSEWNGEPLAFVLDHVDGDAENNRRENLRLVCPNCDSQLPTYKSRNRGRGRHARRERYARGESY
- a CDS encoding DUF4032 domain-containing protein, with the translated sequence MALRIVASRPDPAIVTLPWNLPLEEWSDDFLVPLPRGLSRHVVRIVRLHDRTYAVKETVEEIAFREYRLLRDLQRLGLPAVVPQGVVTGREDDDDEELPAALMTEHLRFSLPYRSLFSHGLTADNLPSLIDAMVVLLVRLHLADFYWGDVSLSNVLFRRSAGGFAAYLVDAETGELKSSLSASMREYDLTVATENVFAELLDLQASESLDAEVQAHEIVEMLADRYHALWDELTAEEEFSTEEMWRIEQRIERLNDLGFDVEEIDIVTDFDGDQVRIQPRVVELGHHQRELQALTGLNVEDAQARRLLNDIAAFAAHFDLGREDRALVANRWLTKIYEPLMAMVPPEARGKLEPAEIFHEILVHRWYLSERAGTMVDIFDTARDYIYNVLAQKPEEAVAAADEDPDPDLLDS
- the soxR gene encoding redox-sensitive transcriptional activator SoxR; translation: MSALTIGHLAERAGVATSAIRFYESRGLLASERTSGNQRRYPQAALRRVAFIRTAQQVGLSLDEIADALATLPADHAPTKADWTRLSRAWRPRLDEQIERLERLRDTLDGCIGCGCLSLRTCALTNPDDEVAARGRGAVLLEPGATTAPPSGTPAPDHPRSPR